Proteins from a genomic interval of Brachybacterium vulturis:
- a CDS encoding ubiquinol-cytochrome c reductase iron-sulfur subunit, translating to MNNTPDGSPSSRGLSAVAPKEGGGFPNPGLPPHVPRQADLSKVAEKRAERIVATMFLLSVVGTVVFIAAYFVVTPTGMNIFAEEGSPSALWWSNLVTGLGFAAAMFFIGAAAVHWAKTLMPDDEMVEERHDIRSSDETREAAVGIITDGLEESGIARRPLIVTAMVASLVALPIAVLAPLSTLGPLPGNKLHHTFWGQHPRQRLARDHDGTPIKLSDVALNSIFHVMPEGLNHETPHLLEERAKAAAVIVRIDPALSKNEQSASMGVEGVLAFSKICTHVGCPVALYEQQTHHMLCPCHQSTFDVTDGAKVIFGPAHRPLPQLPIEVDDEGYLVAPGDFTEPIGPSFWNIHKDKPMSDAPKDK from the coding sequence ATGAACAACACTCCCGACGGCAGCCCGTCCTCCCGTGGTCTCAGCGCGGTCGCCCCCAAGGAGGGCGGCGGCTTCCCGAACCCGGGCCTGCCTCCCCACGTCCCTCGTCAGGCAGACCTCTCCAAGGTCGCTGAGAAGCGCGCCGAGCGCATCGTCGCCACCATGTTCCTGCTGTCGGTCGTGGGCACCGTCGTGTTCATCGCGGCGTACTTCGTGGTGACACCGACCGGCATGAACATCTTCGCCGAGGAGGGATCCCCGAGCGCCCTGTGGTGGTCGAACCTCGTCACCGGACTCGGTTTCGCAGCGGCCATGTTCTTCATCGGTGCGGCCGCGGTCCACTGGGCCAAGACCCTCATGCCCGATGACGAGATGGTCGAGGAGCGCCACGACATCCGCAGCTCCGATGAGACCCGAGAGGCCGCGGTGGGCATCATCACCGACGGCCTGGAGGAGTCCGGCATCGCGCGACGCCCCCTGATCGTCACCGCGATGGTGGCTTCGCTCGTGGCTCTGCCGATCGCGGTGCTCGCCCCGCTGTCCACGCTGGGCCCGCTGCCGGGCAACAAGCTCCACCACACCTTCTGGGGTCAGCACCCGCGCCAGCGCCTGGCCCGGGATCACGACGGCACGCCGATCAAGCTCTCCGACGTCGCGCTGAACTCGATCTTCCATGTCATGCCCGAGGGTCTCAATCACGAGACTCCGCACCTCCTCGAGGAGCGCGCGAAGGCCGCAGCGGTGATCGTCCGCATCGACCCGGCGCTCTCCAAGAACGAGCAGAGTGCGTCGATGGGCGTCGAGGGCGTGCTCGCGTTCTCGAAGATCTGCACCCATGTGGGCTGTCCGGTGGCGCTCTACGAGCAGCAGACCCACCACATGCTCTGCCCGTGCCACCAGTCCACCTTCGACGTCACCGACGGCGCCAAGGTGATCTTCGGCCCGGCACACCGTCCGCTCCCCCAGCTGCCGATCGAGGTGGACGACGAGGGGTACCTCGTCGCCCCCGGTGACTTCACCGAACCGATCGGGCCCAGCTTCTGGAACATCCACAAGGACAAGCCCATGTCCGACGCGCCCAAGGACAAGTGA